The Triticum aestivum cultivar Chinese Spring chromosome 5A, IWGSC CS RefSeq v2.1, whole genome shotgun sequence genomic sequence CTACTAGTACTCGCGAGCTATATCATTCGTAGGCCGATCGAGGAGTTGCTGAATTTTATGCACATCCAACCTATGCGCGCAGGTagtggtggtggtgttgatcatatGGACTCCATGGAATCATGCGTCCCTCCTGGGTTCAGGTTCCACCCCACCGACGAGGAGCTCGTCGGCTACTACCTCCGCAAGAAGGTGGCCTCCCAGAAGATCGACCTCGACGTCATCCGCGACATTGATCTCTACCGCATCGAGccatgggatctcacaggtacctTATCTCTACAACTCTTTTATACTCCATGGAGTATATGACCTGACATATGTCATGCATGCACATTGGTTCACAGTTCTTAGTCCTAATTTTTTGCTCAAATCTATCTGAATGTATTGAAGAGCACTGTGGCATCGGGTACGAGGAGCAGAACGAGTGGTACTTCTTCAGCTTCAAAGACCGCAAGTACCCGACGGGGACGAGGACGAACAGGGCGACCATGGCAGGGTTCTGGAAGGCGACGGGGAGGGACAAGGCGGTGCACGAGAGGAGCAGGCTCATCGGCATGAGAAAGACCCTCGTCTTCTACAAGGGCAGGGCGCCCAACGGACAGAAGACAGACTGGATCATGCACGAGTACCGCCTCGAGACTGACGAGAACGCGCCACCGCAGGCAAGCTACAAGCTCTCTACTCCTGTTACCATTTCCAACGCTCGTTTTGATCAAGGAAATGTAGAGTGTAAATTAGCTTTTACATTCCCAACCAAATGGTATTTTCAACTAGTTTACCACATTAAGAAGTTGGTAGGTCCACAGGAACCAACCAATATATGAATGTTACTCAAATAGatacttttttttgcgggtgtaCTCAAatagatactactccctccattccaaattattTGAATGTTTATGTGTGTCTTAGGTCAATCTtctttaagtttgaccaagtctaAATATAAAAAATAgtttcattagattcatcatgtaatATATTTTTATACTATGTATGGTGACTATTGTAGATATTAATTAGCAATCttttataaacttgatcaaactttaaaAAGTTTTACTTAGATCAAAGTTTGAGTTTTTAGTAATTTCGAACGGATTAAGAACTGTAGTTTAGATTCTAGCCTACAAAttaacttttttttctttttttctttcaccTAAACAAACTATATGAATACAAAAACAAGTAAGAAAAAGAACTTGGGTTGGGATACATTTGATCTTAGCCATCTGAAATCAGTAATCGATTTTATAATTTACATACAATATATGGTTGTGGACAAATATTACACTCACTAAAATTGTTGGTTTTTCATGCTTTTCACAAGGGAAAAGTGTGTGATATTTTTTATGTAAAATAAAACACAAATTTTCACTCGTGCATTTTACTTGACTTTTTAAGAATGGTTTTTTACTTTTAACATGAAATTCTATGACGATTGATTTAAATGCATCCTCAAAATATTATCACGAATATATTTGGCGCTTCGTACTCATGGGGAAAAAGAATAAGCACATACAAAAGAAAGCAGATCTTAAATCTTAATGACTTAATATAATCTGATAGACAAGGATTTTTATTGCTAAAGTAGCACTCACAAGTTTGCCCAGGCGCATGCATGTACTCTAACTCAAGCACAGAACCACTAATGGTCCATGGAGACAAACACATCACTAGTAGCAAAGCACCGGCAGCAAGATAAGCTCCTTTTTTGCGAGTCTTCCAAAGTCTTCTATTCTTCCTGATAAAGCTATGGATGTAGCCAGCATGTATCCGGTGTTGCCATCCTGACCATGCCACTTGCAAACACCTTTTTGGAGTTCTCCTTGAGAAATGCATGCGCATGCTGCATGCATGTACTGGTCTAGGGTTTCCATTGTGAACATTCTAGCACGCTCGTCCCATTGTTTACATCCTGTCTGCAACTAGCTAGGAGCCTAGGACTAGCACTACTCATGAAATGCATTGTAGAATGCCACAATCACTAGCAGAGAAAACCAAAGTTTCAGGACTCCACTACACAGTGGAGAGGTAGCTAACTTTAGTAGATTCCTTTCACttgcaaatattttcaaaaaggAATTTGCAAAGCTATTTCACATCCGGCAGCTAACTCTTGGTAGTGTCCATGTGTGTATACAGGAAGAAGGATGGGTGGTGTGCAGGGCGTTCAAGAAGAGGACGGCGTACCCGAACCGGGGCATGATGGAGAGATGGGGCTCAAACTACTCCTACAACGAGGTCAATGCCATGTCCGGCGCGCCGTTCCCGGACCCGAACATGGCGTCGACGTACGCGGCAGCGGCGCAGATGGGCAGGGGCGCGAGCTTCAAGGAGGAGGCGGAGCAGCTGGACGGGGCCGCCGCCCTGCTGCGATACACCTCCAGCCACCTAGTCGAGCTGCCGCAGCTCGAGAGCCCGTCCGCTCCGCTCCCGCGTAAGAAGGCCAGGgcgcccgaggaggaggaggacgccgcCTCCGGTGGCAGCAGGCGTCGACCTCGCAAGCACGCGCAGGCCGACAATGAGACCACCAAGGACTGGAGGGCGCTGGACAAATTCGTGGCGTCGCAGCTCAGCCCCGGCGGCGAGTGCGGTGCTCTGGAGGCAACGGCAGCGACCACGGCGGGTGCGGCAGCTGGCGCGAGCTCGCAGATGCAAGCGCAGCTGGACCGCGACGAGGACGATATGGCCGCATTGCTGTTCCTCAACAGCGACGGGAGGGATGAGATGGAGAGGTGGACGGGGTTGCTCGGCTCGGCCGGGGCCAGCGTCGACGGTGACCTCGGGATCTGCGTGTTTGATAAATGATGAAGAAAGGGCCGTGTCGATCGTGCGGGATGCGTGGATTATCCTTGATATAGCTGAAAGTTCATAATTTGTTGTCTCTTTTCTTCTCTGCTTCTTCTTTTATATATGTCCCCAAATGTGATGTTGTAACTTTATATATCTGTGCCTGTGCAGAGTCATAAGATGCATGGCATCGCTATGTGCTTGATATCCGCATTCATGTTTTTCAGATGATGGGTAACTTGTCTCATTGTCAAATGGCTTCATCCCCGAAGTTGGGTGGTACATAGCGAGTGGGggcttttggaggccgagctccacggAGCTCGTTTTCAAAATATGATTTTCCACTGCGTGAAAATTTTTGAAAATGTTTGTATACACTCTCACATATGTGTATTGCGTATGCGCAAAAATTCATAACCATATACTTTCACACGTGGCGTACAGAAAAAAGACAAAAACGTATTTCTAAAATGGGCCGCTTTTTTTTGTTGGGCcggaattttgtcttttttgtacagccTACAAAATACAAAAAATTCAAATGATTTTTTCACACGCGCATGCGGAAATCTAATAAGTTTCTATGGAATTTTTTTGAATATATTTGAAACTTTGAAATATgacttttgatttttttttcaaaaataccgAGCTCCCTGGAGCTCGGCCTCCGTTGGCACTTTCCGGGTACATAGCACGCTAGCTACCTCAATTATGTCTGAGCCCTACAATGCGAATCCAACGGCTACCATCCTCCAGCACCTACACTTCTTCCTCACGTATCTTCCTCCCATAGACCCGCTCCCGGCCACCGTGGTCGGCAACCACTACCGTGCGCCGTCCCGCCATGTCCGACCCGAAATGTCCCCACTACGTTGACGCCGCCCTCGGCCTACCTCTAACTGAACACATCAACCTTCGAGTACCCTCCACCGCCGTTGTCGCGCCACTCCGGGCACGGGCTCGTCGGTGTCCCATGCCTCGTTGTTAGGGAAATAAATGATGCACCGGTgtttgtggtgctaccggtgcaccggaccTCCGTACCACATTTTAAAATGTTccaaaaatatgaaaaaaattgaACACAATCACACAACATCAATATTTGTTGTTGCAAAAGTTCAAATAACAAGAGCACCAGATACGTTTTGCACTCGATGCGGCCTCCACATCTCCACCTTGGGGCTTCATGCAATGCCGCAAATTAAAATAgggttttatcatttatgccactagttgtgtctcactactcagttttgccattagaaattACAGCTGCTCAAAAATATCATCGATCCATGAGAAGttttctcaaaaatgccatcgttccattagatgtttgctcagaaatgccattagacatcgtTATTGTCAGGTCAAactcgttgaccatgttatatgacaaaaataaccCTATACCCACATGTCagctctctctatctcacaatgataagtgtggaccCCACTTGTTTGGAGTAAGCAAGCGAATAATTTTAGAGAAAATAAGAACGCTATTGGGATCAAGTGGGACCCACACTTTGATATGACAATCATTATGACATGGCAAACGAGATTTGATATGACAAATGGTGTcgagtggcatttttgagcatgcaCCTAAGGAAGCGATAGCATTTTTTAGCAGTTGAAATTCCTAGTGGCAAAACTTAGTGAGTGACAACcaatggcataaatgataaaaacctaTTAAAACTGGACCCAAATAGCTGGTGTTCGATCACTAGGGGACTGCTCCTACTAGCTCTCAACGGTCGTTTCTAGTGGGCCCAGTTAACTTTTTTCATTcaaaattgccatgttaaaacttTAAAACAAAAAAAAGATGAGTGATTTACATTTTTTTGCCATGCTAAACTTTAGAACTTTCATTTTCTAGATAAAAATTGCCATGAACaaaaaatatgcacaaatttataAAAATGTCATGCTTTGAAAAAATGTGAAAATTGTCATGCTACTTTATAAAATTGACATCCTCTAGATAAAATATTTTACCTATATAAGCCCCCAAAAATACTtccataaaataaaaaataaaaaataacatCCACTTTATACTAAAAATgtcatgtcaacaataataaaagTGACATGCTCTCAATAATAAAACTTCCACCAGCTAATAATAAAACTACCATCCGCCTAATAATAAAAATGTCATGCTCTTAATAATGAAAATTTCATGCTCTTATCATAAAACGCCATCCTATTGACAAATAAAAAGTATTTTATGTTACTAAATAAAAATACAGTTTCTCttaataataaaactgtcatcctcttaataaaaaaataacatattAATACTCCCTCCGCCCTATATTAATTTTCACTCAAATGGACGTATTTAGCACTGAAATACAGCTAAATACATCTGTTTGAGCAACAATTATATGGGAGAGAGGGAGTAATTATTAAAATGGCATGGTCTTAATAAGAAAATGTCGTGGGGGTATTAAAAAGACATAGAAGTTTCCATGCTACATATAataaaaaatgcatatgacaagtTTATAACAAACAAATCCACTAAAAAGTATGgatttttttcttttaaaatggaaaatggatttttccaaatgaaaaataatttaaaaacaaattaACTTAGATACATAATAGGTGTTGAGTGCTCGGGGTGTTCACAAACACATCTCTAGTCCAACTGGTGAGTGTGCATGGTTAACTAAaaaaatttgaagaaaaaaaagGACATTCGCCTGGAGATCAGTTATAGCGAACACTTCCATAGACCTAGTGTGGCGTCGGATTTTCCCCAAGATCCATGCGGCCCAGATCAAACGGCGGGAAGGGCGTTCACCAGCATAGCCTCCTGGCGGTAGTTCGCCAATTAGCATTGCCGCTAAAA encodes the following:
- the LOC123105762 gene encoding NAC domain-containing protein 105 isoform X1, which produces MIHASTCMLLCLLLVPVLLVLASYIIRRPIEELLNFMHIQPMRAGSGGGVDHMDSMESCVPPGFRFHPTDEELVGYYLRKKVASQKIDLDVIRDIDLYRIEPWDLTEHCGIGYEEQNEWYFFSFKDRKYPTGTRTNRATMAGFWKATGRDKAVHERSRLIGMRKTLVFYKGRAPNGQKTDWIMHEYRLETDENAPPQEEGWVVCRAFKKRTAYPNRGMMERWGSNYSYNEVNAMSGAPFPDPNMASTYAAAAQMGRGASFKEEAEQLDGAAALLRYTSSHLVELPQLESPSAPLPRKKARAPEEEEDAASGGSRRRPRKHAQADNETTKDWRALDKFVASQLSPGGECGALEATAATTAGAAAGASSQMQAQLDRDEDDMAALLFLNSDGRDEMERWTGLLGSAGASVDGDLGICVFDK
- the LOC123105762 gene encoding NAC domain-containing protein 105 isoform X2, which encodes MDSMESCVPPGFRFHPTDEELVGYYLRKKVASQKIDLDVIRDIDLYRIEPWDLTEHCGIGYEEQNEWYFFSFKDRKYPTGTRTNRATMAGFWKATGRDKAVHERSRLIGMRKTLVFYKGRAPNGQKTDWIMHEYRLETDENAPPQEEGWVVCRAFKKRTAYPNRGMMERWGSNYSYNEVNAMSGAPFPDPNMASTYAAAAQMGRGASFKEEAEQLDGAAALLRYTSSHLVELPQLESPSAPLPRKKARAPEEEEDAASGGSRRRPRKHAQADNETTKDWRALDKFVASQLSPGGECGALEATAATTAGAAAGASSQMQAQLDRDEDDMAALLFLNSDGRDEMERWTGLLGSAGASVDGDLGICVFDK